Proteins encoded in a region of the Burkholderia ubonensis subsp. mesacidophila genome:
- a CDS encoding peptidoglycan recognition protein family protein, with the protein MLSIDSNGMIVSSRVVRVRKTQIERGAMQVISGVIVHQTGGSTAASAFNSYQNPSANGAHFLIDKDGTIYQTASLKKQTWHVGRVKARCVAEMRCTPVELEQLRRFDPRGENRREMRKAVPDRYPSNTDSIGVELVGEALPLDEPVPERRTYVAAPEAQNDSLRWLIHELSITLNVPMAEVFRHPTVSRKNDTEAARVQW; encoded by the coding sequence ATGCTTTCGATTGACTCCAATGGGATGATTGTTAGTTCGCGTGTGGTGCGGGTCAGGAAGACCCAGATCGAGCGCGGTGCGATGCAGGTGATTAGTGGAGTTATCGTCCATCAAACCGGTGGTTCAACTGCGGCATCTGCTTTCAATAGCTATCAGAATCCGTCTGCTAACGGGGCGCATTTTTTGATCGACAAGGATGGAACGATTTATCAGACGGCATCTTTGAAGAAGCAGACTTGGCATGTCGGCCGTGTCAAGGCGCGCTGTGTTGCGGAAATGCGTTGCACGCCAGTCGAACTGGAGCAACTTCGCCGTTTTGACCCGCGTGGCGAAAACCGGCGGGAGATGCGCAAGGCGGTCCCGGATCGTTACCCTTCCAATACAGATAGCATTGGCGTGGAATTAGTCGGTGAAGCTCTACCGCTCGACGAACCCGTTCCAGAGCGACGAACCTACGTCGCGGCGCCAGAAGCTCAGAATGACTCGCTTCGATGGCTCATTCATGAACTTTCGATAACACTGAACGTCCCGATGGCAGAGGTCTTTCGCCACCCAACGGTATCACGAAAGAACGATACAGAGGCAGCGAGGGTGCAATGGTGA
- the ilvA gene encoding threonine ammonia-lyase, biosynthetic: MASHDYLKKILTARVYDVAIETELEPARNLSARLHNPVYLKREDNQPVFSFKLRGAYNKMAHIPPDALARGVITASAGNHAQGVAFSAARMGVKAVIVVPVTTPQVKVDAVRAHGGPSVEVIQAGESYSDAYAHAVKVQEARGLTFVHPFDDPYVIAGQGTIAMEILRQHQGPIHAIFVPIGGGGLASGVAAYVKAVRPEIKVIGVQAEDSCAMAQSLKAGERIELAEVGLFADGTAVKLVGEETFRLCSEYLDGVVTVDTDALCAAIKDVFQDTRSVLEPSGALAVAGAKLYAEREGIENQTLVAVTSGANMNFDRMRFVAERAEVGEAREAVFAVTIPEERGSFKRFCSLVGERNVTEFNYRIADAQAAHIFVGVQIKRRGESAEIAANFESHGFRTVDLTHDELSKEHIRYMVGGRSPLALDERLFRFEFPERPGALMKFLSSMAPDWNISLFHYRNQGADYSSILVGLQVPQTDRAEFERFLAALGYPHVEESGNPAYRLFLS, encoded by the coding sequence ATGGCATCCCACGATTATCTGAAGAAAATCCTCACCGCGCGCGTCTACGACGTCGCGATCGAGACAGAGCTCGAACCGGCCCGCAACCTGTCGGCCCGGCTGCACAACCCCGTCTACCTGAAGCGCGAGGACAACCAGCCGGTGTTCTCGTTCAAGCTGCGCGGCGCGTACAACAAGATGGCGCACATTCCGCCCGACGCGCTCGCGCGCGGCGTGATCACCGCGTCGGCGGGCAATCATGCGCAGGGCGTCGCGTTCTCGGCGGCCCGGATGGGCGTGAAGGCCGTGATCGTCGTGCCGGTCACGACGCCGCAGGTGAAGGTCGACGCGGTGCGCGCGCACGGCGGCCCGAGCGTCGAGGTGATCCAGGCGGGCGAGTCGTACAGCGACGCGTACGCGCACGCGGTCAAGGTGCAGGAGGCGCGCGGCCTCACGTTCGTCCACCCGTTCGACGATCCTTACGTGATCGCCGGCCAGGGCACCATCGCGATGGAGATCCTGCGCCAGCACCAGGGCCCGATTCACGCGATCTTCGTGCCGATCGGCGGCGGCGGACTCGCGTCCGGCGTCGCCGCGTACGTGAAGGCGGTGCGCCCGGAGATCAAGGTGATCGGCGTGCAGGCCGAGGATTCGTGCGCGATGGCGCAGTCGCTGAAGGCGGGCGAACGCATCGAGTTGGCCGAGGTCGGCCTGTTCGCGGACGGCACCGCGGTGAAGCTCGTCGGCGAGGAAACCTTCCGGCTCTGCAGCGAATATCTCGACGGCGTCGTGACGGTCGACACCGACGCGCTGTGCGCGGCGATCAAGGACGTGTTCCAGGACACCCGCAGCGTGCTCGAGCCGTCCGGCGCGCTCGCGGTCGCGGGCGCGAAGCTCTACGCGGAGCGCGAAGGCATCGAGAACCAGACGCTCGTCGCGGTCACGTCCGGCGCGAACATGAACTTCGACCGGATGCGCTTCGTCGCCGAGCGCGCCGAGGTCGGCGAGGCGCGCGAAGCGGTGTTCGCGGTGACGATCCCCGAGGAGCGCGGCAGCTTCAAGCGCTTCTGCTCGCTCGTCGGCGAGCGCAACGTCACCGAGTTCAACTACCGGATCGCCGATGCGCAGGCCGCGCACATCTTCGTCGGCGTGCAGATCAAGCGCCGCGGCGAATCGGCGGAGATCGCCGCGAACTTCGAGTCGCACGGCTTCCGGACCGTCGACCTGACGCACGACGAGCTGTCGAAGGAGCACATCCGCTACATGGTCGGCGGCCGCTCGCCGCTCGCGCTCGACGAACGGCTGTTCCGCTTCGAATTCCCGGAGCGCCCGGGCGCGCTGATGAAGTTCCTGTCGTCGATGGCGCCTGACTGGAACATCAGCCTGTTCCATTACCGCAACCAGGGCGCGGACTACAGCTCGATCCTCGTCGGCCTGCAGGTGCCGCAGACCGACCGCGCGGAATTCGAGCGTTTCCTCGCGGCGCTCGGCTATCCGCACGTCGAAGAGAGCGGCAACCCGGCCTATCGCCTGTTCCTGTCCTGA
- a CDS encoding MurR/RpiR family transcriptional regulator, with protein MNSSATTSSVAPAAGPAAQPGVDIVARIAECAPELRDAERKVAAFILADLARAAHASIGTLARDADVSVATVTRFAKAVGCRDVRELKLLVAQAAAVGQRFLAPSDGAGEDDANPASVVYDEIQVALAHNHQLLRQTSFDAAADLLAGARMIYVYGQGGGSTALADELRFRLVRFGRPVASYQDSVLQRMVAATASRDSVVVALSVSGRVPELLESCALAKRYGAPLIAVTAPASSLAQLADHLIPVVAFETDFIYKPSTSRYAMMMAIDVLVTEVALRLGDACRESLRRVKHALDAHRGGGDRQPLGD; from the coding sequence ATGAATTCGTCCGCCACTACATCCTCCGTCGCGCCGGCTGCCGGCCCTGCCGCCCAGCCTGGCGTCGACATCGTCGCCCGGATCGCCGAATGCGCGCCCGAGCTGCGCGACGCCGAGCGCAAGGTGGCCGCGTTCATCCTCGCCGATCTCGCGCGCGCCGCGCATGCGAGCATCGGCACGCTCGCACGCGACGCGGACGTGAGTGTCGCGACGGTCACGCGTTTCGCGAAGGCGGTCGGCTGCCGCGACGTGCGCGAGCTGAAGCTGCTCGTCGCGCAGGCGGCGGCGGTCGGCCAGCGCTTTCTCGCGCCGTCCGACGGCGCAGGCGAGGATGACGCGAATCCGGCATCGGTCGTCTACGACGAGATCCAGGTCGCGCTCGCGCACAACCACCAGCTGCTGCGCCAGACGTCGTTCGACGCGGCCGCCGACCTGCTCGCCGGCGCGAGGATGATCTACGTGTACGGGCAGGGCGGCGGCTCGACCGCGCTCGCCGACGAGCTGCGCTTTCGTCTCGTGCGCTTCGGCCGGCCGGTCGCGAGCTACCAGGACAGCGTGCTGCAGCGGATGGTCGCGGCGACGGCGTCGCGCGATTCCGTCGTGGTCGCCTTGTCGGTGAGCGGGCGCGTGCCGGAACTGCTGGAAAGCTGTGCGCTCGCGAAGCGCTACGGCGCGCCGCTGATCGCGGTGACCGCGCCGGCGTCGTCGCTCGCGCAGCTCGCCGACCACCTGATTCCGGTCGTCGCGTTCGAAACCGATTTCATCTACAAGCCGTCGACCTCGCGCTACGCGATGATGATGGCCATCGACGTGCTCGTCACCGAGGTCGCGCTGCGGCTCGGCGACGCGTGCCGCGAATCGCTGCGCCGCGTCAAGCATGCGCTCGATGCGCACCGCGGCGGCGGAGACCGCCAACCGCTAGGAGACTGA
- a CDS encoding RidA family protein, with the protein MKRYGVGEAKGTGGQVMPFARAVEADGWLYVSGQTPMVNGEVVEGGIVTQSKQTIENVIAILKEAGYGLEHVVRCGVWLDDARDFASFNKVFISYFGEHPPARACVQSSMVIDCKVEVDCIAYKAPGA; encoded by the coding sequence ATGAAGCGATATGGCGTAGGCGAAGCGAAGGGGACGGGCGGGCAGGTGATGCCGTTTGCGCGTGCGGTCGAGGCCGACGGCTGGCTGTACGTGTCGGGCCAGACGCCGATGGTCAACGGCGAGGTGGTCGAAGGCGGGATCGTCACGCAGTCGAAGCAGACGATCGAGAACGTGATCGCGATCCTGAAGGAAGCCGGCTACGGCCTCGAGCACGTCGTGCGCTGCGGCGTGTGGCTCGACGACGCGCGCGATTTCGCGTCGTTCAATAAAGTGTTCATCTCGTACTTCGGCGAGCATCCGCCGGCGCGCGCGTGCGTGCAGTCGAGCATGGTGATCGACTGCAAGGTCGAGGTCGATTGCATCGCGTACAAGGCGCCAGGCGCGTAA
- a CDS encoding MDR family MFS transporter produces MAVHTSAHHSSGQVLPFRESLLAMIGISFVTMLVALDQTVVGTALPTIVAELKGFDLYAWVATSYLLSSVITVPIFGRLGDYYGRKPFVIASIVLFTGASVLCGMANDMLSLVLARGLQGIGGGMLVGTAFACIPDLFPDSVVRLRWQVMMSSAFGIANAIGPSLGGVLTQSLGWRSVFYVNLPVGLLSLLFVWRYLPHLRQVEHDRKMRLDWPGAVLIALSLGALQLFVEWLPKHGVFGWPTLLLGVALAAGVGLWRWEKRCAQPILPFDMFGNRALSTLFVLAILAGFSMFSLLFYAPLLFQGGFGMSPREAGLVITPLVVFITIGSIMNGRVVTRIRNPNAMLHVGFVLFAITCVGVVVSTHTTPRWLLMALMVAGGVGLGFVLPNLTVFAQQTAGREHLGIATALLQSLRMVGGMVGTALTGTLVSQMYAGGVRDALGADHALQWHAQLADPQILIDRAAQAGLIGELTRGGHNGALLLEAARESLVSAIHLGVAVAAVVAVYAVWQCRRVPPITLRRKIEPHVAAD; encoded by the coding sequence ATGGCCGTCCACACCTCCGCCCACCATTCGAGCGGGCAAGTGCTGCCGTTCCGCGAATCGCTGCTCGCGATGATCGGCATCTCGTTCGTGACGATGCTCGTCGCGCTCGACCAGACCGTCGTCGGCACCGCGCTGCCGACCATCGTTGCCGAACTGAAGGGATTCGACCTGTATGCGTGGGTCGCGACGTCGTACCTGCTCAGCTCGGTGATCACCGTGCCGATCTTCGGGCGGCTCGGCGACTACTACGGGCGCAAGCCGTTCGTGATCGCGTCGATCGTGCTGTTCACGGGCGCGTCGGTGCTGTGCGGGATGGCCAACGACATGCTATCCCTCGTGCTCGCGCGCGGCCTGCAGGGGATCGGCGGCGGGATGCTGGTCGGCACCGCGTTCGCGTGCATTCCCGACCTGTTCCCCGATTCCGTCGTGCGGCTGCGCTGGCAGGTGATGATGAGTTCCGCATTCGGCATCGCGAATGCGATCGGACCGTCGCTCGGCGGCGTGCTGACCCAGTCCCTCGGCTGGCGCTCGGTGTTCTACGTGAACCTGCCGGTCGGCCTGCTGTCGCTGCTGTTCGTGTGGCGCTACCTGCCGCACCTGCGGCAGGTCGAGCACGACCGGAAGATGCGGCTCGACTGGCCGGGCGCAGTCCTGATCGCGCTGTCGCTCGGCGCGCTGCAACTGTTCGTCGAATGGCTGCCGAAGCATGGGGTCTTCGGCTGGCCGACGCTGCTGCTCGGCGTCGCGCTCGCCGCCGGCGTCGGGCTGTGGCGCTGGGAGAAGCGCTGCGCGCAGCCGATTTTGCCGTTCGACATGTTCGGCAATCGCGCGCTGTCCACGCTGTTCGTGCTCGCGATCCTCGCCGGCTTCTCGATGTTCTCGCTGCTGTTCTACGCGCCGCTGCTGTTCCAGGGCGGGTTCGGCATGTCGCCGCGGGAAGCGGGGCTCGTCATCACGCCGCTCGTCGTGTTCATCACGATCGGCAGCATCATGAACGGCCGCGTCGTCACCCGCATCCGCAATCCGAATGCGATGCTGCACGTCGGCTTCGTGCTGTTCGCGATCACGTGCGTCGGCGTCGTCGTGTCGACGCATACGACGCCCCGCTGGCTGCTGATGGCGCTGATGGTCGCGGGCGGCGTCGGCCTGGGCTTCGTGCTGCCGAACCTGACGGTGTTCGCGCAGCAGACCGCCGGACGCGAGCACCTCGGCATCGCCACCGCGCTGCTGCAGTCGCTGCGGATGGTCGGCGGGATGGTCGGCACCGCGCTGACGGGCACGCTCGTCAGCCAGATGTACGCGGGCGGCGTGCGCGACGCGCTCGGCGCCGACCATGCGCTGCAATGGCACGCGCAGCTCGCCGATCCGCAGATCCTGATCGACCGCGCGGCGCAGGCTGGTCTCATAGGCGAGCTGACGCGCGGCGGGCATAATGGCGCGCTGCTGCTGGAAGCCGCCCGCGAATCGCTCGTCAGCGCGATTCACCTGGGCGTCGCCGTGGCGGCGGTGGTGGCCGTGTATGCGGTGTGGCAGTGCCGCCGCGTGCCGCCCATCACGCTGCGGCGCAAGATCGAGCCGCATGTCGCGGCCGATTGA
- a CDS encoding DJ-1/PfpI family protein encodes MAAKKILLLTGDFAEDYETMVPFQALQAVGHHVDAVCPGKRAGDKIKTAIHDFEGDQTYTEKPGHQFTLNAAFDDVDAARYDALAIAGGRAPEYLRLDPKVIALVRAFAAAAKPIAAICHAAQLLAAADVIRGKRISAYPACAPEVKLAGGEYADIPVDAAVTDAPFVTAPAWPAHPAWLAQFLALLGTRIEL; translated from the coding sequence GTGGCCGCGAAGAAGATCCTGCTCCTCACCGGCGATTTCGCCGAAGACTACGAAACGATGGTGCCGTTCCAGGCACTGCAGGCCGTCGGCCACCACGTCGACGCGGTCTGCCCGGGCAAGCGCGCGGGCGACAAGATCAAGACCGCGATCCACGACTTCGAGGGCGACCAGACCTACACCGAAAAGCCCGGCCACCAGTTCACGCTGAACGCGGCGTTCGACGACGTCGACGCCGCGCGCTACGACGCGCTCGCGATCGCCGGCGGCCGCGCGCCGGAATATCTGCGGCTCGATCCGAAGGTAATCGCGCTCGTGCGCGCGTTCGCAGCTGCGGCCAAGCCGATCGCGGCGATCTGCCATGCGGCGCAGTTGCTCGCCGCCGCGGACGTGATCCGCGGCAAGCGCATCTCGGCCTACCCGGCCTGCGCGCCCGAAGTGAAGCTCGCGGGCGGCGAATATGCGGACATCCCGGTCGATGCGGCGGTCACCGACGCACCGTTCGTCACCGCGCCCGCGTGGCCCGCGCATCCGGCCTGGCTCGCGCAATTCCTCGCGCTGCTCGGCACGCGCATCGAGCTGTAA
- a CDS encoding MarR family winged helix-turn-helix transcriptional regulator, producing the protein MEEQDRVAILQQFGRTYRAFLTAFEAHVGQPMPRWRIMVALHSLGGASSQKRLVEILRIDPGALTRQLKALDALGWIERESDERDNRVTNVKLTADGRAAFEASLPRRRVFIDKTVARLPDDVLTALSGALAMLEERIADVGTPPTAR; encoded by the coding sequence ATGGAAGAACAGGACCGCGTCGCGATCTTGCAGCAATTCGGACGGACGTATCGCGCGTTCTTGACCGCGTTCGAGGCGCACGTCGGCCAGCCGATGCCGCGCTGGCGCATCATGGTCGCACTGCATTCGCTGGGTGGGGCGTCGTCGCAGAAGCGGCTCGTCGAGATTCTGCGGATCGACCCGGGCGCGCTCACGCGCCAGCTGAAGGCGCTCGACGCGCTTGGCTGGATCGAGCGCGAATCCGACGAGCGCGACAATCGCGTGACGAACGTGAAGCTGACCGCCGACGGGCGTGCGGCGTTCGAGGCGAGCCTGCCGCGCCGCCGGGTGTTCATCGACAAGACGGTCGCGCGGCTGCCGGACGACGTGCTGACGGCGCTGTCCGGCGCGCTGGCGATGCTCGAGGAGCGGATCGCCGACGTCGGCACGCCGCCGACGGCGCGCTGA
- the queF gene encoding NADPH-dependent 7-cyano-7-deazaguanine reductase QueF (Catalyzes the NADPH-dependent reduction of 7-cyano-7-deazaguanine (preQ0) to 7-aminomethyl-7-deazaguanine (preQ1) in queuosine biosynthesis) yields the protein MNPEHSPLGKATVYANQYDASLLFPIPRAGARAQIGITSALPFFGTDIWNAYELSWLNARGKPQVAVATFYVPAESPNIVESKSFKLYLGAFAQTKFESIDAVRDALKRDVSAACGASVSVQLVSPHDFGKLEMDELDGLSLDRLDLDTDIYEPDPSLLTAAHDEAPVEETLVSDLLRSNCPVTGQPDWGSVQIHYVGPQIDHAGLLRYIISFRNHTGFHEQCVERIFLDILHACKPVKLAVYARYTRRGGLDINPFRTNYNQPMPDNARTARQ from the coding sequence ATGAATCCCGAACACTCCCCGCTCGGCAAGGCAACCGTCTACGCGAACCAGTACGACGCGTCGCTGCTGTTCCCGATCCCGCGCGCCGGCGCGCGCGCGCAGATCGGCATCACGTCGGCGCTGCCGTTCTTCGGCACCGACATCTGGAACGCGTACGAGCTGTCGTGGCTCAACGCGCGCGGCAAGCCGCAAGTCGCGGTCGCGACGTTCTACGTGCCGGCCGAATCGCCGAACATCGTCGAATCGAAGTCGTTCAAGCTGTATCTCGGCGCGTTCGCGCAAACGAAGTTCGAGTCGATCGATGCGGTGCGCGACGCGCTGAAGCGTGACGTCTCGGCCGCGTGCGGCGCGAGCGTTTCCGTGCAGCTCGTGTCGCCGCACGATTTCGGCAAGCTCGAGATGGACGAGCTCGACGGGCTGTCGCTCGACCGGCTCGATCTCGACACCGACATCTACGAGCCCGATCCGTCGCTGCTGACCGCCGCGCACGACGAGGCGCCGGTCGAGGAAACGCTCGTGTCCGACCTGCTGCGGTCGAACTGCCCGGTCACCGGCCAGCCAGACTGGGGCAGCGTGCAGATCCACTACGTCGGGCCGCAGATCGACCACGCGGGCCTGCTGCGCTACATCATCTCGTTCCGCAATCACACGGGCTTTCACGAGCAGTGCGTCGAGCGGATCTTCCTCGACATCCTGCATGCGTGCAAACCGGTGAAGCTCGCGGTGTATGCGCGTTATACGCGCCGTGGCGGGCTCGATATCAACCCGTTCCGCACGAACTACAACCAGCCGATGCCGGATAACGCGCGGACGGCGCGGCAGTAA
- a CDS encoding N-acyl-D-amino-acid deacylase family protein: MHSHPEAADTLIVGAQLYDGTGAPPVERDVAIRNGAIVAIGNLSNWLAEEVVEANGRALAPGFVDVHTHDDTHVIRSPQMLPKITQGVTTVIVGNCGISASPVTLAGDPPDPMNLLGERGAFRYPTFADYVAAVNDARPAVNVAALVGHTALRNNQMDRLDRAATDAEIAGMRAQLEEALAHGALGLSSGLAYGSAFAAPAEEVMALAEPLANAGALYTTHMRTEFDAILDAMDEAYRVGRHARVPVVISHLKCAGPSNWGRSTEVLASLEGARRYQPVGCDCYPYSRSSSTLDLKQVTGDIDITITWSEPHPEVAGKLLKAIAAAWGVTEQEAAQRIRPAGAVYHNMSEDDVRRILSHPATMVGSDGLPNDPLPHPRLWGAFPRVLGHYARDTGLLPLEEAIRKMTSLSARRFGLAGRGEVRVGFHADLVLFDPERVIDAATFDKPQQPAHGIDAVWVNGVLTYRDGQPTGERAGGFVTRGVRAQAAADAAF, encoded by the coding sequence ATGCATTCGCATCCCGAAGCCGCCGATACGCTGATCGTCGGCGCGCAGCTGTACGACGGCACCGGCGCGCCGCCCGTCGAGCGCGACGTCGCGATCCGCAACGGCGCGATCGTCGCGATCGGCAATCTGTCGAACTGGCTGGCCGAGGAGGTCGTCGAAGCGAACGGCCGCGCACTTGCGCCGGGCTTCGTCGACGTGCACACGCACGACGACACGCACGTGATCCGCTCGCCGCAGATGCTGCCGAAGATCACGCAGGGCGTGACGACCGTGATCGTCGGCAACTGCGGGATCAGCGCGTCGCCGGTGACGCTCGCGGGCGATCCGCCCGACCCGATGAACCTGCTCGGCGAGCGCGGCGCGTTCCGGTACCCGACCTTTGCCGACTACGTCGCGGCGGTGAACGACGCGCGGCCGGCCGTCAACGTCGCCGCGCTCGTCGGCCACACCGCGCTGCGCAACAACCAGATGGACCGTCTCGACCGCGCGGCCACCGACGCGGAAATCGCCGGCATGCGCGCGCAGCTCGAGGAGGCGCTCGCGCACGGCGCGCTCGGGCTGTCGTCGGGCCTCGCGTACGGCTCCGCGTTCGCGGCGCCGGCCGAGGAGGTGATGGCGCTCGCCGAGCCGCTCGCGAACGCGGGCGCGCTGTACACGACGCACATGCGCACCGAGTTCGACGCGATCCTCGACGCGATGGACGAGGCGTATCGCGTCGGCCGCCACGCGCGGGTGCCGGTCGTGATCTCGCATCTGAAATGCGCGGGCCCGTCGAACTGGGGCCGCAGCACCGAGGTGCTCGCGTCGCTGGAAGGCGCGCGCCGCTACCAGCCGGTCGGCTGCGACTGCTATCCGTACAGCCGCAGCTCGTCGACGCTCGACCTGAAGCAGGTGACGGGCGACATCGACATCACGATCACGTGGTCGGAGCCGCATCCGGAAGTGGCGGGCAAGCTGCTGAAGGCGATCGCGGCCGCGTGGGGCGTGACCGAGCAGGAAGCCGCGCAGCGCATCCGGCCGGCCGGCGCCGTGTACCACAACATGTCCGAGGACGATGTGCGCCGGATCCTGTCGCATCCGGCGACGATGGTCGGCTCGGACGGCCTGCCGAACGATCCGCTGCCGCATCCGCGGCTGTGGGGCGCGTTTCCGCGCGTGCTAGGGCATTACGCGCGCGACACCGGGCTGCTGCCGCTCGAGGAGGCGATCCGCAAGATGACGTCGCTGTCCGCGCGCCGCTTCGGGCTTGCGGGGCGCGGCGAGGTGCGCGTGGGCTTCCACGCGGATCTCGTGCTGTTCGATCCCGAGCGCGTGATCGACGCGGCGACCTTCGACAAGCCGCAGCAGCCCGCGCACGGCATCGACGCGGTGTGGGTCAACGGCGTGCTGACCTACCGCGACGGCCAGCCGACCGGCGAACGCGCGGGCGGGTTCGTCACGCGCGGGGTGCGGGCGCAGGCGGCGGCCGACGCGGCGTTCTGA
- a CDS encoding DUF1493 family protein, with protein MENVRWDEIEAFVRSEAGLGKSAPLSAATRLWEDLGQTGDEANDFMGLFFERFAVDTGDFDFHRYFLMEGEGLLYSLFQRWVLRKPHGLKRESITLAMLYRAAVERKWDARRLAELS; from the coding sequence ATGGAAAACGTGCGTTGGGACGAGATCGAAGCCTTCGTCAGATCAGAGGCGGGGCTCGGAAAATCCGCGCCGCTATCCGCCGCCACGAGGCTTTGGGAGGATCTTGGCCAAACCGGCGACGAAGCCAACGATTTCATGGGTCTCTTTTTCGAACGTTTTGCCGTCGATACGGGCGACTTCGATTTCCACAGATATTTTCTGATGGAAGGCGAGGGACTGCTCTATTCGCTGTTCCAGCGTTGGGTTCTTCGAAAGCCGCACGGCCTCAAGCGGGAATCGATCACGCTTGCAATGCTGTACCGCGCCGCCGTCGAAAGGAAATGGGACGCCCGGCGATTGGCCGAGCTGTCGTGA
- a CDS encoding amino acid deaminase, whose amino-acid sequence MKVTNYQDATIDPFGKGLGIVPSASVPLGEAGRLEWNLLAEDVSLPAAVLYEDRIEHNLKWMQAFVEEYGVKFAPHGKTTMAPQLFRRQLDAGAWGITLATAHQTQAAYHGGVRRVLLANQLVGRHNMTIIAGLLSDPDFEFFCCVDSADGVDQLGRFFGDAKKSLNVLLELGVPGGRTGVRDAAQRDAVLAALARYPDTLKLAGIELYEGVLKEEGEIRTFLQGAVALTRELAAAGRFARTPAILSGAGSAWYDVVAEEFAKASGAGFAEVVLRPGCYLTHDVGIYKKAQTDVFARNPTARKMGEGLLPALQLWAYVQSVPEPTRAIVALGKRDSAFDAGLPEPARHFRPGRDSAPRDVAASEGWAITGLMDQHAYLQIPPGADVKVGDMIAFDISHPCLTFDKWRQLLVLDPQFRVTEVVETFF is encoded by the coding sequence ATGAAAGTTACAAACTATCAGGATGCGACGATCGATCCGTTCGGCAAGGGGCTCGGCATCGTGCCGAGCGCAAGTGTGCCGCTCGGCGAAGCAGGCCGCCTCGAGTGGAACCTGCTCGCGGAGGACGTCAGCCTGCCGGCCGCGGTGCTGTACGAGGACCGCATCGAGCACAACCTGAAGTGGATGCAGGCGTTCGTCGAGGAATACGGCGTCAAGTTCGCGCCGCACGGCAAGACGACGATGGCGCCGCAGCTGTTCCGCCGCCAGCTCGACGCCGGCGCGTGGGGCATCACGCTCGCGACCGCGCACCAGACGCAGGCCGCATATCACGGCGGCGTGCGGCGCGTGCTGCTCGCGAACCAGCTGGTCGGCCGCCACAATATGACGATCATCGCGGGGCTGCTGTCGGATCCCGACTTCGAGTTCTTCTGCTGCGTCGATTCCGCCGACGGCGTCGACCAGCTCGGCCGCTTCTTCGGCGACGCGAAGAAGTCGCTCAACGTGCTGCTCGAGCTCGGCGTGCCGGGCGGCCGCACCGGCGTGCGCGACGCCGCGCAGCGCGACGCGGTGCTCGCGGCGCTCGCCCGCTATCCGGACACGCTGAAGCTGGCCGGGATCGAACTCTACGAAGGCGTGCTGAAGGAAGAAGGCGAGATCCGCACGTTCCTGCAGGGCGCGGTCGCGCTGACGCGCGAGCTCGCCGCCGCCGGCCGCTTCGCGCGCACGCCGGCGATCCTGTCCGGCGCGGGTTCGGCATGGTACGACGTGGTCGCGGAGGAATTCGCGAAGGCGTCCGGCGCGGGCTTCGCGGAAGTCGTGCTGCGCCCGGGCTGCTACCTGACGCACGACGTCGGCATCTACAAGAAGGCGCAGACCGACGTGTTCGCGCGCAACCCGACCGCGCGCAAGATGGGCGAAGGGCTGCTGCCCGCGCTGCAGCTGTGGGCGTACGTGCAGTCGGTGCCGGAGCCGACCCGCGCGATCGTCGCGCTCGGCAAGCGCGACTCGGCGTTCGACGCGGGCCTGCCCGAGCCGGCCCGGCATTTCCGCCCGGGCCGCGACAGCGCGCCGCGCGACGTCGCCGCAAGCGAAGGCTGGGCGATCACCGGCCTGATGGACCAGCACGCGTACCTGCAGATCCCGCCCGGCGCGGACGTGAAGGTCGGCGACATGATCGCGTTCGACATCTCGCACCCGTGCCTGACGTTCGACAAGTGGCGCCAGCTGCTCGTGCTTGATCCGCAGTTCCGCGTGACGGAAGTGGTCGAGACGTTCTTCTGA